The window TCTGTCCCCACTGCGAGGACAAGCTACGGGACGGAGCCGACGTCCGCGAGGCGCGCGCCCCACGTCAGCAGTAACACACTGAACTGGGGGTACAGTCCGCCGGTCCACGCGACCGGCTCCTTCCTCTAGCCCTCGACCGGAGAGCGGTAGCGCCGGCAGTCTCGGGACCCCGTCGTTCGACCCGTTCAGCCCTTGATGTTGCAGACAGGGAACGTCCGTGCGACCCGGTCCCCGATGCCGAGCGCGTCACTCACCCGGACCACCTCGTCGACGTCCTTGTAGACGCCGGGCGCCTCCTCGGCGATGGTGGCGCCCGACGAGGCCTTCACGTAGATGTGCTCCTGCTCGCGGAGGTCGTCCTGGACGTCACCGCCCCAGTAGTCCTGTTTGGCCTGGGTGCGGCTCATCAGCCGGCCGGCGCCGTGGGCCGTGGAGCCGAACGTCTCGGCCATCGAGTTCTCGCCGCCGCGCAGGACGTACGACCCGGCGCCCATGCTCCCCGGGATGATGATGGGCTGGCCCACGTCACGGTGGGCCTTCGGGACCTCGGGATTGCCCGCCGGGAACGCCCGCGTGGCACCCTTCCGGTGGACGAACAGTTCGCGCTGTTCGGTGCCGCCCGCGCCGTCGGGCACCTCGTGGACCTCGCGTTTGGCGATGTTGTGGGATACGTCGTACAGCAGGTCCATCCCCAGGTCCTGCCAGTCGGCGTCGAACACGTCGGCGAACACCTCCCGTGTCCGGTGGGTGATGAGCTGCCGATTGACCCACGCGAAGTTGATGGCCGCGCACATCGCGCCGTAGTACTGCTCGGCCAGCTGGGAGCCGGCGGGCGCCGCAGCCAGCTCCCGGTCGGGCAACTGCGCCAGGAGCCCCTGGTGGGCCTGCTCGATGTCACGGAGGTAGTCCGTACAGACCTGATGGCCCAGCCCCCGGGAGCCACAGTGGATGAGGACGACCACCTGGTCCGGTT of the Haloglomus salinum genome contains:
- a CDS encoding RtcB family protein, whose product is MSDTPAGDPETFEAGGITLEKRREFVWEIPQDEAEGMRVPARILASRSLLEEIKNDKTLQQLRNTTHLPGIRKYAICMPDGHQGYGFPVGGVAGIDAEDGCISPGAVGYDVNCGVRMVKTNLSYDDLRGREEELVEALFDAVPTGLGGGGVVESDISTVESVLNRGVDWALEHGYAVEDDLTHCEDEGMRHDADPDAVSKKAKDRGRTQLGSLGSGNHFLEVQRVTDIYREDVADAYGLEPDQVVVLIHCGSRGLGHQVCTDYLRDIEQAHQGLLAQLPDRELAAAPAGSQLAEQYYGAMCAAINFAWVNRQLITHRTREVFADVFDADWQDLGMDLLYDVSHNIAKREVHEVPDGAGGTEQRELFVHRKGATRAFPAGNPEVPKAHRDVGQPIIIPGSMGAGSYVLRGGENSMAETFGSTAHGAGRLMSRTQAKQDYWGGDVQDDLREQEHIYVKASSGATIAEEAPGVYKDVDEVVRVSDALGIGDRVARTFPVCNIKG